In one window of Miscanthus floridulus cultivar M001 chromosome 12, ASM1932011v1, whole genome shotgun sequence DNA:
- the LOC136496657 gene encoding serine carboxypeptidase-like 35, translating to MAVAAMATALLMLALATVSALAAVSGAPRRSMSPRPEADLVTGLPGQPAVAFSHYAGYVDVASGGGGKALFYWFFEAEREPDKKPLLLWLNGGPGCSSVAYGAAQELGPFLVRGYGTNLTRNAYAWNKAVNLLFLEAPVGVGFSYTNRTSDLRRLGDRVTAQDSYSFLLTWLDKFPEFKGRDFYIAGESYAGHYVPQLAELIYERNKGASRDRAISIKGFMIGNAVLNDATDQLGMVEYAWSHAIISDELYSAVRRECDSFKEEADGGRPGKGCSPALRAFLGAYDDIDIYSIYTPTCLLLNNVSSTGATRRPARLVAAPRLLSKHEEWHRLMKRVPAGYDPCTEAYVTKYFNRGDVQRALHANRTGLPYPYSPCSEVIRKWNDSPATVLPILKKLMGAGLRIWVYSGDTDGRVPVTSTRYSINTMGLRPRPRRQRAAASASAGSVAAPEWGGWRAWYYRQQVAGWAVEYEEGLTLVTVRGAGHQVPLFAPDRSLAMLYHFLRGQALPAARSSG from the exons ATGGCTGTGGCGGCTATGGCCACGGCATTGCTCATGCTCGCGCTGGCAACGGTGTCGGCGTTGGCGGCGGTGAGCGGCGCGCCCCGGAGGAGCATGAGCCCGAGGCCGGAGGCCGACCTGGTGACCGGGCTGCCCGGGCAGCCGGCCGTCGCGTTCAGCCATTACGCCGGCTACGTCGACGTCGCctcgggcggcggcggcaaggcgcTCTTCTACTGGTTCTTCGAGGCGGAGCGGGAGCCGGACAAGAAGCCGCTCTTGCTCTGGCTCAACGGAG GGCCTGGGTGCTCGTCTGTGGCCTACGGAGCCGCCCAGGAGCTGGGCCCGTTCCTGGTGAGGGGCTACGGCACGAACCTCACGCGCAACGCCTACGCATGGAACAAAG CCGTGAACCTGCTGTTCCTGGAAGCGCCGGTGGGCGTGGGGTTCTCGTACACGAACCGGACGTCGGACCTGCGGCGGCTGGGCGACCGCGTCACGGCGCAGGACTCGTACAGCTTCCTCCTCACCTGGCTCGACAAGTTCCCCGAGTTCAAGGGCCGCGACTTCTACATCGCCGGAGAGAGCTACGCCG GGCACTACGTCCCACAGCTCGCGGAGCTCATCTACGAAAGGAACAAAGGCGCGAGCAGGGACAGGGCCATCAGCATCAAAGGCTTCATG ATCGGGAACGCGGTGCTGAACGACGCGACGGACCAGCTGGGCATGGTGGAGTACGCGTGGAGCCACGCCATCATCTCGGACGAGCTCTACTCGGCGGTGCGGCGGGAGTGCGACTCCTTCAAGGAGGAGGCCGACGGCGGCCGGCCCGGCAAGGGCTGCTCCCCGGCGCTCCGCGCCTTCCTGGGCGCCTACGACGACATCGACATCTACAGCATCTACACGCCGACGTGCCTGCTGCTGAACAACGTCTCCTCCACCGGCGCCACGCGGCGGCCGGCGAGGCTCGTCGCGGCGCCGCGCCTCCTCTCCAAGCAT GAGGAGTGGCACAGGCTGATGAAGCGTGTGCCGGCAGGATACGACCCGTGCACGGAGGCCTACGTGACCAAGTACTTCAACCGCGGGGACGTGCAGCGCGCGCTGCACGCCAACCGGACGGGCCTGCCCTACCCGTACTCGCCCTGCAG TGAGGTCATAAGGAAATGGAACGACTCGCCGGCCACCGTGCTGCCCATCCTCAAGAAGCTCATGGGCGCCGGGCTACGCATCTGGGTCTACAG CGGCGACACGGACGGGCGGGTGCCGGTGACGTCGACGCGGTACAGCATCAACACGATGGGgctgcggccgcggccgcggcggcagAGGGCGGCCGCTTCTGCTTCGGCAGGCAGTGTGGCCGCGCCGGAGTGGGGCGGGTGGCGGGCGTGGTACTACCGGCAGCAGGTGGCCGGGTGGGCGGTGGAGTACGAGGAGGGGCTGACGCTGGTGACGGTGCGCGGCGCGGGGCACCAGGTGCCGCTCTTCGCGCCGGACCGCTCGCTCGCCATGCTCTATCATTTCCTCCGGGGCCAGGCCCTGCCGGCCGCACGCTCCTCCGGCTAG